A genomic region of Populus nigra chromosome 11, ddPopNigr1.1, whole genome shotgun sequence contains the following coding sequences:
- the LOC133668786 gene encoding E3 ubiquitin-protein ligase listerin isoform X1 produces MGRQKGEAAANRSKSRASSSSLAASLVPSGPAAVTVGFGGYIGSSRFDTDDTTAFLDIDGEVAQHVKRLGRKDPTTKLKALQTLSALFKEKSGKEIVLIIPQWGYEYKKLLLDYNREVRRATNETMTNLVTAVGRDLAPYLKSLMGPWWFSQFDTVPEVSLAAKRSLEAAFPAQEKRLDALILCTSEIFMYLEENLKHTPQSMSSDKVTALDELEEMYQQVISSSLLALATLLDVLVCMQSERPGFENITSEPKHASKARETAISFGEKLFSTQNYFLDFLKSKTPAIRSATYSALKSFIKNIPDAFNEGNMKTLAAAILGAFQEKDPTCHSSMWDAILLFSKRFPDSWTSFNVQKTAINRLWHFLRNGCFGSQQVSYPALVILLDILPPKAISGEKFFIDFFQNLWDGRNPSNATNPDRLAFFRALKECFLWGLCNASRICDDSDSTHHFQVSLVDNILVKLLWQEYLFSVRLKNQDGVTSGAPGNSLEHGNLPFHHKSVEPLKIKYSRSYFQELGKCIVEILSGVYLLEHDLLSTFSVVFKENCLQMFQPMGNTESTTENVEQVIKFLSLLEKHSVRKGESWPLVYVVGPMLAKSFPLIRSHDTPDGVRILSVAVSLFGPQKIVQELCISNEANSSYYVPAHKERELGPELFMQVFEGTFIPWCLLEYNSSPNARLDLLLALLNDEYFSEQWQMILSYAIIQENSESEPGPQEVHYLDLLAMLLEKVRTEIARRKMNNDFIHQFWFTPDKWQHELLESAAVAVACSPSPHMTSSARFLCAVLGGSSKDNCISFASKNAMVLIFTIVFKKLVAFGLESSFSVVRDSCALLVAGSTNFAVENESSINKTETAQFALKVLGGSFFCLKTVSNEIELVSGILTLVFIIGWENSLDTLEEDVLNDESKEKIKGRLRFGESLNGFCSKMNDEFWKSLGIDNRKRLGSNLVHFIRSVIFKEDKLGADKITTLCFSWVLEVLECLCHDHDEEQNLLDQLLSKNDTWPVWIIPDFSCPKGLVNLNAGAVSVDIYATGNLKFVSLVDKLILKIGINRVITGYVESTLSNPLKEASKEEITSRAWLAAEILCTWKWPGGSAVASFLPLLSAGCRSGNYPFQESLLDSILNILLDGALVHGESGTQSSFNLWPAFGDELEKVEEPFLRALLSLLVNLFKENIWEGDKAIRLFDLLIHKLFIGEAVNQNCLKILPAIVSVLVHPLCQRSIESEESNGDSQVASLGEKRMQDTVKEWLRRLLSFPPLVTWQAGQDMEAWFQLVIACYPLSAMDDTKSLKLVREISPEERILILDVFRKQRHGVSALVASNQLPLFRILLSKLMVLSVGYCWTEFTEEDWEFFFSNLRSWIQSAVVIMEEVTENVNDLITNSSTSENLDVFKNLEKIVLIPDPYPITVAINALASFSLFCAILELQQPAEDNPLRAERWDSTRDRILEGILRLFFCTGIAESIASSYSVEAASIVAATRFNNPYFWELVASNVVKSLPHARDRAVKSVEFWGLSKGPISSLYAIVFSSTPFPPLQFATYVILSTAPISQLAILEEDTACSLDGETSGDRNSGALEMSSERNIRLKEELSLMIEKLPDEVFEVDLISQERVNVFLAWSLLLSHLWSLSSSSSAREQLVQYVQDSANSLILDCLFQHIPLELCLAHNLKKKDMELPVDISEAASAVKTAITTGSLLFSIETLWPIEPKKMTSLAGALFGLMLCILPAYVRGWFTDLRDRTASSLIESFTRTWCSPPLIVNELSQIKKANFADENFSVSVSKSANEVVATYMKDETGMDLVIRLPPSYPLRPVDVECMRSLGISEVKQRKWLMSMMLFVRNQNGALAEAIQTWKSNFDKEFEGVEECPICYSVIHTTNHSLPRLACRTCKHKFHSACLYKWFSTSHKSSCPLCQSPF; encoded by the exons ATGGGCAGACAGAAAGGAGAAGCAGCAGCTAACAGAAGCAAGTCTCGCGCTTCCAGTAgcag TCTTGCGGCGTCTCTAGTGCCGTCGGGTCCGGCGGCGGTAACGGTGGGGTTCGGTGGTTATATTGGTAGCTCTCGTTTTGATACAGATGATACTACCGCCTTTTTG GATATAGATGGCGAAGTGGCACAACATGTAAAGCGATTAGGAAGGAAGGATCCTACTACAAAG CTTAAAGCTTTGCAAACTCTATCTGCTCTGTTCAAGGAAAAGTCTGGAAAGGAAATAGTTCTGATTATTCCACAATGG GGTTATGAATACAAGAAGCTGTTGTTGGACTATAATAGAGAAGTTCGACGAGCCACAAATGAGACCATGACAAATCTTGTTACAGCAGTTGG AAGAGATTTAGCTCCGTATCTGAAGTCTTTGATGGGACCGTGGTGGTTTTCTCAATTTGATACAGTTCCTGAAGTTTCTTTAGCTGCCAAAAGATCATTGGAG GCAGCCTTCCCAGCTCAGGAAAAGAGATTAGATGCCTTAATTCTATGCACATCTGAGATATTTATGTATTTGGAAGAAAACCTGAAGCACACACCACAAAGTATGTCATCAGATAAAGTAACTGCTTTGGATGAATTAGAAGAGATGTACCAGCAG GTGATATCTTCGTCATTACTGGCATTGGCCACTCTTCTTGATGTTTTGGTCTGTATGCAATCTGAGAGACCTGGTTTTGAGAACATAACCTCAGAACCAAAACATGCTTCAAAGGCTAGGGAAACTGCTATTTCTTTTGGTGAAAAGTTGTTTTCTACTCAGAACTATTTTCTTGACTTTCTGAAGTCCAAAACCCCTGCAATCCGGTCAGCGACATATTCTGCATTAAAgagtttcattaaaaatattcctGATGCTTTTAATGAAGGAAATATGAAAACTCTTGCAGCTGCAATACTTGGTGCTTTTCAGGAAAAGGATCCTACTTGTCATTCATCAATGTGGGatgcaatattattattttcaaaaagattTCCTGACAGCTGGACTTCGTTCAATGTTCAGAAAACTGCAATAAACCGGTTGTGGCATTTTCTTAGAAATGGGTGCTTTGGATCTCAGCAGGTCTCTTATCCTGCTCTAGTTATATTGCTAGACATTCTGCCTCCAAAAGCAATCTCTGGAgaaaagttttttattgattttttccaaaacctATGGGATGGAAGGAACCCATCCAATGCAACAAATCCGGATCGTCTAGCATTTTTTCGTGCACTTAAAGAATGTTTTCTATGGGGGCTATGTAATGCATCTAG GATTTGTGATGATTCAGATTCCACACATCATTTTCAAGTCAGTCTTGTGGACAATATTCTTGTGAAACTTCTGTGGCAAGAATACCTATTTTCTGTCAGATTGAAGAATCAGGATGGAGTAACCTCTGGAGCACCTGGGAATTCTTTGGAGCATGGAAATTTACCTTTTCACCATAAGTCAGTAGAACCGCTGAAGATCAAGTATTCTAGGAGTTATTTTCAAGAGTTGGGAAAATGTATTGTGGAAATTCTATCTGGCGTTTATTTACTGGAGCATGATCTGCTTTCTACTTTCTCTGTGGTATTTAAGGAAAACTGCCTCCAGATGTTTCAGCCAATGGGAAACACAGAAAGTACTACTGAGAATGTAGAACAGGTCATTAAGTTCTTGTCACTGCTGGAAAAACATTCTGTGCGAAAAGGTGAAAGTTGGCCCTTGGTTTATGTAGTGGGACCAATGTTGGCGAAGTCTTTCCCGTTGATAAGATCTCAT GACACACCAGATGGTGTGAGAATTTTATCAGTTGCAGTTTCATTATTTGGCCCGCAGAAGATAGTCCAAGAACTTTGCATCTCTAATGAAGCAAATTCCTCCTATTATGTACCTGCCCACAAAGAGAGAGAATTGGGACCAGAGCTTTTCATGCAAGTTTTCGAAGGAACATTTATTCCTTGGTGTTTGCTTGAATATAATTCCTCCCCCAATGCTCGACTTGATCTATTGCTTGCATTGCTCAATGATGAATATTTCTCTGAGCAATGGCAGATGATCCTTTCATATGCAATTATTCAAGAAAACTCTGAATCTGAGCCTGGGCCACAGGAAGTTCATTACTTAGATCTGTTGGCAATGCTTTTAGAAAAAGTGAGAACTGAAATTGCAAGGAGGAAGATGAATAATGATTTCATTCACCAGTTCTGGTTCACACCAGACAAGTGGCAGCATGAGCTTCTGGAATCAGCTGCAGTTGCTGTTGCCTGTTCACCTTCTCCCCATATGACTTCTTCTGCTCGCTTTTTGTG TGCGGTCCTTGGTGGCTCAAGCAAAGACAATTGTATATCGTTCGCCTCCAAAAATGCAATGGTTCTGATATTTACGATAGTTTTCAAAAAGTTGGTTGCTTTTGGTCTTGAGTCCTCTTTCAGTGTAGTGAGAGATTCATGTGCTTTATTAGTTGCTGGATCAACCAATTTTGCAGTGGAAAATGAAAGTTCCATAAACAAAACTGAGACAGCTCAGTTTGCTCTGAAAGTACTTGGTGGCAGCTTCTTTTGCCTAAAGACAGTCAGCAATGAAATTGAGCTGGTTTCAGGTATTTTGACTTTGGTATTTATCATAGGCTGGGAGAATAGCTTGGATACATTGGAAGAAGATGTCCTTAATGAtgaatcaaaggaaaaaatcaaGGGTAGGTTGAGATTTGGTGAATCTTTGAATGGTTTCTGTTCCAAGATGAATGATGAATTTTGGAAAAGCCTCGGCATTGACAATAGAAAGAGATTGGGAAGTAATTTGGTTCACTTTATTAGGTCTGTCATATTCAAGGAAGATAAACTTGGTGCGGATAAGATAACCACTCTGTGCTTTTCTTGGGTTCTTGAAGTTCTTGAATGTCTCTGCCATGACCATGATGAGGAACAAAATCTGTTAGACCAGCTTCTTAGCAAGAATGATACTTGGCCGGTTTGGATCATTCCAGATTTTAGTTGTCCAAAAGGATTGGTCAATTTAAATGCTGGAGCAGTCTCTGTTGATATCTAT GCCACTGGGAATCTCAAATTTGTTTCTTTAGTTGACAAGCTCATCTTGAAAATTGGGATCAATAGAGTTATAACAGGCTATGTTGAAAGTACTCTTTCAAACCCCCTGAAGGAAGCATCTAAAGAAGAGATTACTTCTCGAGCCTGGCTTGCTGCTGAAATATTGTGCACTTGGAAATGGCCAGGAGGTAGTGCTGTAGCTTCTTTCTTGCCTCTTCTGAGTGCAGGTTGCCGGAGTGGAAATTATCCTTTCCAGGAAAGCCTTTTAGATTCCATCTTGAACATCTTACTTGATGGTGCTCTTGTTCATGGAGAAAGTGGTACACAAAGTTCATTTAATCTATGGCCTGCTTTTGGTGATGAATTGGAAAAGGTTGAAGAACCATTCTTGAGAGCTCTTTTATCTTTATTAGTCAATCTgttcaaagaaaatatatggGAAGGAGACAAAGCTATAAGACTCTTTGACCTACTCATACATAAGCTTTTTATCGGTGAAGCAGTAAACCAAAATTGTTTGAAGATTCTGCCTGCAATTGTTAGTGTTCTTGTCCATCCATTATGTCAGAGAAGCATTGAATCGGAGGAATCTAATGGCGATTCTCAAGTTGCTTCTTTGGGTGAAAAACGGATGCAGGATACTGTTAAAGAATGGCTACGAAGGCTTTTATCCTTCCCACCTTTAGTTACATGGCAGGCAGGACAAG ATATGGAAGCATGGTTCCAACTGGTTATTGCTTGCTATCCTCTTAGTGCAATGGATGATACAAAATCATTGAAGCTGGTGAGGGAAATAAGTCCTGAGGAGAGAATACTCATACTTGATGTATTCAGAAAGCAGAGACATGGTGTTAGTGCATTAGTAGCTTCAAATCAACTACCACTGTTCCGGATTTTGCTATCAAAGTTAATGGTTCTTTCGGTTGGTTATTGCTGGACTGAATTTACTGAAGAAGATTGGGAGTTTTTCTTCTCAAATTTGAGGTCCTGGATTCAGTCAGCGGTTGTGATCATGGAGGAAGTCACGGAAAATGTGAATGATCTTATCACCAACAGCTCTACTTCTgaaaatttggatgtttttaagAACCTTGAGAAGATTGTTTTGATCCCGGACCCTTATCCTATAACTGTTGCTATTAATGCCTTGGcatccttttctttattttgcgCTATTTTGGAACTCCAACAACCTGCTGAGGATAACCCTCTGAGAGCAGAAAGATGGGATTCTACCAGAGATAGAATCCTAGAAGGCATTCTTCGGTTGTTCTTTTGCACAGGCATTGCGGAGTCCATAGCAAGTTCCTACAGTGTTGAAGCTGCATCCATTGTAGCAGCAACTCGGTTTAATAATCCTTACTTCTGGGAGTTGGTGGCCTCAAACGTGGTTAAATCATTGCCACATGCTAGAGACAGAGCAGTGAAATCAGTTGAATTTTGGGGGTTAAGCAAAGGGCCGATTAGCTCTTTGTATGCTATCGTGTTCTCCTCTACTCCATTTCCGCCATTGCAGTTTGCTACTTATGTTATTCTCTCAACTGCACCTATTTCACAGTTGGCTATTCTTGAAGAAGACACTGCATGTTCCTTGGATGGCGAGACTAGTGGTGACCGGAATTCAGGTGCTCTTGAAATGTCATCAGAAAGAAACATACGTTTGAAGGAGGAATTATCTCTTATGATTGAAAAGCTACCTGATGAAGTTTTTGAAGTCGATTTAATATCACAAGAACGG GTAAATGTGTTCCTTGCTTGGTCTTTATTGCTATCACATTTGTggtcattatcatcatcatcatctgcaAGGGAGCAATTAGTCCAGTATGTGCAAGATTCTGCTAATTCATTGATATTAGATTGCCTTTTCCAGCATATTCCTCTGGAATTGTGTCTGGCACATAATCTTAAGAAGAAAGACATGGAGCTTCCTGTAGACATTTCAGAGGCTGCTAGTGCAGTAAAAACTGCTATCACAACAGGGTCACTATTGTTTTCCATTGAAACATTGTGGCCTATTGAACCCAAGAAAATGACTTCGCTTGCTGGGGCTTTGTTTGGACTGATGCTTTGCATTCTTCCTGCTTATGTTCGGGGATGGTTTACTGACTTGCGTGACCGCACTGCATCATCTCTTATTGAATCATTTACAAGAACATGGTGTAGTCCTCCTCTTATTGTGAACGAACTGTCTCAG ATAAAGAAAGCCAATTTTGCTGATGAGAATTTTTCAGTCAGTGTGAGCAAATCAGCAAATGAAGTCGTTGCTACATATATGAAGGATGAAACAGGAATGGATCTAGTTATTCGTCTTCCTCCATCTTATCCATTGCGCCCTGTGGATGTTGAATGCATGCGAAGTCTGGGAATCAGTGAGGTGAAGCAGAGGAAATGGTTGATGTCAATGATGTTGTTTGTTCGCAATCAG AATGGAGCTTTAGCAGAAGCTATACAGACATGGAAAAGCAATTTCGACAAGGAATTTGAAGGTGTCGAGGAGTGCCCAATATGTTATAGTGTCATTCATACGACCAACCACAGCCTTCCTCGGCTTGCTTGCAGAACTTGCAAGCACAAGTTCCATTCGGCTTGCCTCTACAAGTGGTTCTCAACCTCTCACAAATCATCATGTCCACTGTGCCAGTCTCCATTCTGA
- the LOC133668786 gene encoding E3 ubiquitin-protein ligase listerin isoform X2 produces the protein MWDAILLFSKRFPDSWTSFNVQKTAINRLWHFLRNGCFGSQQVSYPALVILLDILPPKAISGEKFFIDFFQNLWDGRNPSNATNPDRLAFFRALKECFLWGLCNASRICDDSDSTHHFQVSLVDNILVKLLWQEYLFSVRLKNQDGVTSGAPGNSLEHGNLPFHHKSVEPLKIKYSRSYFQELGKCIVEILSGVYLLEHDLLSTFSVVFKENCLQMFQPMGNTESTTENVEQVIKFLSLLEKHSVRKGESWPLVYVVGPMLAKSFPLIRSHDTPDGVRILSVAVSLFGPQKIVQELCISNEANSSYYVPAHKERELGPELFMQVFEGTFIPWCLLEYNSSPNARLDLLLALLNDEYFSEQWQMILSYAIIQENSESEPGPQEVHYLDLLAMLLEKVRTEIARRKMNNDFIHQFWFTPDKWQHELLESAAVAVACSPSPHMTSSARFLCAVLGGSSKDNCISFASKNAMVLIFTIVFKKLVAFGLESSFSVVRDSCALLVAGSTNFAVENESSINKTETAQFALKVLGGSFFCLKTVSNEIELVSGILTLVFIIGWENSLDTLEEDVLNDESKEKIKGRLRFGESLNGFCSKMNDEFWKSLGIDNRKRLGSNLVHFIRSVIFKEDKLGADKITTLCFSWVLEVLECLCHDHDEEQNLLDQLLSKNDTWPVWIIPDFSCPKGLVNLNAGAVSVDIYATGNLKFVSLVDKLILKIGINRVITGYVESTLSNPLKEASKEEITSRAWLAAEILCTWKWPGGSAVASFLPLLSAGCRSGNYPFQESLLDSILNILLDGALVHGESGTQSSFNLWPAFGDELEKVEEPFLRALLSLLVNLFKENIWEGDKAIRLFDLLIHKLFIGEAVNQNCLKILPAIVSVLVHPLCQRSIESEESNGDSQVASLGEKRMQDTVKEWLRRLLSFPPLVTWQAGQDMEAWFQLVIACYPLSAMDDTKSLKLVREISPEERILILDVFRKQRHGVSALVASNQLPLFRILLSKLMVLSVGYCWTEFTEEDWEFFFSNLRSWIQSAVVIMEEVTENVNDLITNSSTSENLDVFKNLEKIVLIPDPYPITVAINALASFSLFCAILELQQPAEDNPLRAERWDSTRDRILEGILRLFFCTGIAESIASSYSVEAASIVAATRFNNPYFWELVASNVVKSLPHARDRAVKSVEFWGLSKGPISSLYAIVFSSTPFPPLQFATYVILSTAPISQLAILEEDTACSLDGETSGDRNSGALEMSSERNIRLKEELSLMIEKLPDEVFEVDLISQERVNVFLAWSLLLSHLWSLSSSSSAREQLVQYVQDSANSLILDCLFQHIPLELCLAHNLKKKDMELPVDISEAASAVKTAITTGSLLFSIETLWPIEPKKMTSLAGALFGLMLCILPAYVRGWFTDLRDRTASSLIESFTRTWCSPPLIVNELSQIKKANFADENFSVSVSKSANEVVATYMKDETGMDLVIRLPPSYPLRPVDVECMRSLGISEVKQRKWLMSMMLFVRNQNGALAEAIQTWKSNFDKEFEGVEECPICYSVIHTTNHSLPRLACRTCKHKFHSACLYKWFSTSHKSSCPLCQSPF, from the exons ATGTGGGatgcaatattattattttcaaaaagattTCCTGACAGCTGGACTTCGTTCAATGTTCAGAAAACTGCAATAAACCGGTTGTGGCATTTTCTTAGAAATGGGTGCTTTGGATCTCAGCAGGTCTCTTATCCTGCTCTAGTTATATTGCTAGACATTCTGCCTCCAAAAGCAATCTCTGGAgaaaagttttttattgattttttccaaaacctATGGGATGGAAGGAACCCATCCAATGCAACAAATCCGGATCGTCTAGCATTTTTTCGTGCACTTAAAGAATGTTTTCTATGGGGGCTATGTAATGCATCTAG GATTTGTGATGATTCAGATTCCACACATCATTTTCAAGTCAGTCTTGTGGACAATATTCTTGTGAAACTTCTGTGGCAAGAATACCTATTTTCTGTCAGATTGAAGAATCAGGATGGAGTAACCTCTGGAGCACCTGGGAATTCTTTGGAGCATGGAAATTTACCTTTTCACCATAAGTCAGTAGAACCGCTGAAGATCAAGTATTCTAGGAGTTATTTTCAAGAGTTGGGAAAATGTATTGTGGAAATTCTATCTGGCGTTTATTTACTGGAGCATGATCTGCTTTCTACTTTCTCTGTGGTATTTAAGGAAAACTGCCTCCAGATGTTTCAGCCAATGGGAAACACAGAAAGTACTACTGAGAATGTAGAACAGGTCATTAAGTTCTTGTCACTGCTGGAAAAACATTCTGTGCGAAAAGGTGAAAGTTGGCCCTTGGTTTATGTAGTGGGACCAATGTTGGCGAAGTCTTTCCCGTTGATAAGATCTCAT GACACACCAGATGGTGTGAGAATTTTATCAGTTGCAGTTTCATTATTTGGCCCGCAGAAGATAGTCCAAGAACTTTGCATCTCTAATGAAGCAAATTCCTCCTATTATGTACCTGCCCACAAAGAGAGAGAATTGGGACCAGAGCTTTTCATGCAAGTTTTCGAAGGAACATTTATTCCTTGGTGTTTGCTTGAATATAATTCCTCCCCCAATGCTCGACTTGATCTATTGCTTGCATTGCTCAATGATGAATATTTCTCTGAGCAATGGCAGATGATCCTTTCATATGCAATTATTCAAGAAAACTCTGAATCTGAGCCTGGGCCACAGGAAGTTCATTACTTAGATCTGTTGGCAATGCTTTTAGAAAAAGTGAGAACTGAAATTGCAAGGAGGAAGATGAATAATGATTTCATTCACCAGTTCTGGTTCACACCAGACAAGTGGCAGCATGAGCTTCTGGAATCAGCTGCAGTTGCTGTTGCCTGTTCACCTTCTCCCCATATGACTTCTTCTGCTCGCTTTTTGTG TGCGGTCCTTGGTGGCTCAAGCAAAGACAATTGTATATCGTTCGCCTCCAAAAATGCAATGGTTCTGATATTTACGATAGTTTTCAAAAAGTTGGTTGCTTTTGGTCTTGAGTCCTCTTTCAGTGTAGTGAGAGATTCATGTGCTTTATTAGTTGCTGGATCAACCAATTTTGCAGTGGAAAATGAAAGTTCCATAAACAAAACTGAGACAGCTCAGTTTGCTCTGAAAGTACTTGGTGGCAGCTTCTTTTGCCTAAAGACAGTCAGCAATGAAATTGAGCTGGTTTCAGGTATTTTGACTTTGGTATTTATCATAGGCTGGGAGAATAGCTTGGATACATTGGAAGAAGATGTCCTTAATGAtgaatcaaaggaaaaaatcaaGGGTAGGTTGAGATTTGGTGAATCTTTGAATGGTTTCTGTTCCAAGATGAATGATGAATTTTGGAAAAGCCTCGGCATTGACAATAGAAAGAGATTGGGAAGTAATTTGGTTCACTTTATTAGGTCTGTCATATTCAAGGAAGATAAACTTGGTGCGGATAAGATAACCACTCTGTGCTTTTCTTGGGTTCTTGAAGTTCTTGAATGTCTCTGCCATGACCATGATGAGGAACAAAATCTGTTAGACCAGCTTCTTAGCAAGAATGATACTTGGCCGGTTTGGATCATTCCAGATTTTAGTTGTCCAAAAGGATTGGTCAATTTAAATGCTGGAGCAGTCTCTGTTGATATCTAT GCCACTGGGAATCTCAAATTTGTTTCTTTAGTTGACAAGCTCATCTTGAAAATTGGGATCAATAGAGTTATAACAGGCTATGTTGAAAGTACTCTTTCAAACCCCCTGAAGGAAGCATCTAAAGAAGAGATTACTTCTCGAGCCTGGCTTGCTGCTGAAATATTGTGCACTTGGAAATGGCCAGGAGGTAGTGCTGTAGCTTCTTTCTTGCCTCTTCTGAGTGCAGGTTGCCGGAGTGGAAATTATCCTTTCCAGGAAAGCCTTTTAGATTCCATCTTGAACATCTTACTTGATGGTGCTCTTGTTCATGGAGAAAGTGGTACACAAAGTTCATTTAATCTATGGCCTGCTTTTGGTGATGAATTGGAAAAGGTTGAAGAACCATTCTTGAGAGCTCTTTTATCTTTATTAGTCAATCTgttcaaagaaaatatatggGAAGGAGACAAAGCTATAAGACTCTTTGACCTACTCATACATAAGCTTTTTATCGGTGAAGCAGTAAACCAAAATTGTTTGAAGATTCTGCCTGCAATTGTTAGTGTTCTTGTCCATCCATTATGTCAGAGAAGCATTGAATCGGAGGAATCTAATGGCGATTCTCAAGTTGCTTCTTTGGGTGAAAAACGGATGCAGGATACTGTTAAAGAATGGCTACGAAGGCTTTTATCCTTCCCACCTTTAGTTACATGGCAGGCAGGACAAG ATATGGAAGCATGGTTCCAACTGGTTATTGCTTGCTATCCTCTTAGTGCAATGGATGATACAAAATCATTGAAGCTGGTGAGGGAAATAAGTCCTGAGGAGAGAATACTCATACTTGATGTATTCAGAAAGCAGAGACATGGTGTTAGTGCATTAGTAGCTTCAAATCAACTACCACTGTTCCGGATTTTGCTATCAAAGTTAATGGTTCTTTCGGTTGGTTATTGCTGGACTGAATTTACTGAAGAAGATTGGGAGTTTTTCTTCTCAAATTTGAGGTCCTGGATTCAGTCAGCGGTTGTGATCATGGAGGAAGTCACGGAAAATGTGAATGATCTTATCACCAACAGCTCTACTTCTgaaaatttggatgtttttaagAACCTTGAGAAGATTGTTTTGATCCCGGACCCTTATCCTATAACTGTTGCTATTAATGCCTTGGcatccttttctttattttgcgCTATTTTGGAACTCCAACAACCTGCTGAGGATAACCCTCTGAGAGCAGAAAGATGGGATTCTACCAGAGATAGAATCCTAGAAGGCATTCTTCGGTTGTTCTTTTGCACAGGCATTGCGGAGTCCATAGCAAGTTCCTACAGTGTTGAAGCTGCATCCATTGTAGCAGCAACTCGGTTTAATAATCCTTACTTCTGGGAGTTGGTGGCCTCAAACGTGGTTAAATCATTGCCACATGCTAGAGACAGAGCAGTGAAATCAGTTGAATTTTGGGGGTTAAGCAAAGGGCCGATTAGCTCTTTGTATGCTATCGTGTTCTCCTCTACTCCATTTCCGCCATTGCAGTTTGCTACTTATGTTATTCTCTCAACTGCACCTATTTCACAGTTGGCTATTCTTGAAGAAGACACTGCATGTTCCTTGGATGGCGAGACTAGTGGTGACCGGAATTCAGGTGCTCTTGAAATGTCATCAGAAAGAAACATACGTTTGAAGGAGGAATTATCTCTTATGATTGAAAAGCTACCTGATGAAGTTTTTGAAGTCGATTTAATATCACAAGAACGG GTAAATGTGTTCCTTGCTTGGTCTTTATTGCTATCACATTTGTggtcattatcatcatcatcatctgcaAGGGAGCAATTAGTCCAGTATGTGCAAGATTCTGCTAATTCATTGATATTAGATTGCCTTTTCCAGCATATTCCTCTGGAATTGTGTCTGGCACATAATCTTAAGAAGAAAGACATGGAGCTTCCTGTAGACATTTCAGAGGCTGCTAGTGCAGTAAAAACTGCTATCACAACAGGGTCACTATTGTTTTCCATTGAAACATTGTGGCCTATTGAACCCAAGAAAATGACTTCGCTTGCTGGGGCTTTGTTTGGACTGATGCTTTGCATTCTTCCTGCTTATGTTCGGGGATGGTTTACTGACTTGCGTGACCGCACTGCATCATCTCTTATTGAATCATTTACAAGAACATGGTGTAGTCCTCCTCTTATTGTGAACGAACTGTCTCAG ATAAAGAAAGCCAATTTTGCTGATGAGAATTTTTCAGTCAGTGTGAGCAAATCAGCAAATGAAGTCGTTGCTACATATATGAAGGATGAAACAGGAATGGATCTAGTTATTCGTCTTCCTCCATCTTATCCATTGCGCCCTGTGGATGTTGAATGCATGCGAAGTCTGGGAATCAGTGAGGTGAAGCAGAGGAAATGGTTGATGTCAATGATGTTGTTTGTTCGCAATCAG AATGGAGCTTTAGCAGAAGCTATACAGACATGGAAAAGCAATTTCGACAAGGAATTTGAAGGTGTCGAGGAGTGCCCAATATGTTATAGTGTCATTCATACGACCAACCACAGCCTTCCTCGGCTTGCTTGCAGAACTTGCAAGCACAAGTTCCATTCGGCTTGCCTCTACAAGTGGTTCTCAACCTCTCACAAATCATCATGTCCACTGTGCCAGTCTCCATTCTGA